The sequence below is a genomic window from Desulfomicrobium macestii.
TCGATTTTCGCAATGGCGGGCAGCGGGCCGTGGATTTCTACGTGGCCTGGTACGACCGGCAGAGCAAGGGCGAGTCCATCCATTCCCCCGAGACCTGCCTGCGCGGCGGCGGCTGGCGCTTCGAGCGCGACGGGGCGGTGGAGGTTGCCGTGCCGGGCTACAGGACGGTGCGCGTCAATCGCACCATGCTGGAGCAGAACGGCCGGCGCATGCTCTCCTATTTCTGGTTCCCGGCCCGTGGCCGCTACCTGACCAACGGGGTGGAGCTGAAGCTCTACACCATGTGGGATTCGCTGACGCTGCGGCGCACCGACGGCGCGCTGGTCCGGCTCATCACGCCCCTGTATCCCGGCGAAGGGGAGGCGGACGCGGAACGGCGGCTGGTCGATTTTCTGGCCGTGGCCCTGCCGCCCCTCGAAAGGATGCTGCCGGGCAGGGACCCCGTGCCCGAAGCCATGAACAGGCAGGCGCCATGAATTTTCTGGTCAGCTTCTACATCGCCTTTCTGCTCTCGACGCTGCTGGTCCCTGTCGGCATCCGTCTCGGGCGACGCTGGGGCATCGTGGACAAGCCGGACCCGCGCAAGGTGCACACAGGCCTCATCCCGCGCACAGGCGGCATGGCCATCGCACTGGCCACGGTGGTCTCCCTGCTCGTGCCCCTGAACATGTCCCGGGAGCTGTCCGGATACCTGGGCGGGGGGCTCGTGATCCTCGTCTTCGGCATGTGGGACGACATGCGCGAGCTTGGCTACCGCATCAAGTTCTTCGGGCAGATCCTGGCCATCCTGTTCTTCACCCTGGTCTCGGGCATTCAGGTCACCTGCCTCGGCGAACTCCTGCCGGGACTCGTCGTGCATCTGGGGCCGGCGTCCATCGTGCTGACCATCATCTTCATGCTCGCGGTCATCAACATCATCAACCTGAGCGACGGCCTGGACGGCCTGGCGGGTGGGCTGTCCCTGCTCATCCTGCTGGCCTGCGCCTTTCTGGGCTATATCCAGGAGGCGGTGCTGCCCATCGCCATCACCCTGGCCGTGTGCGGGGGGCTGGTCGGATTCATGCGCTACAACGTGCATCCGGCGGAAGTGTTCATGGGCGACACGGGCAGCCAGTTCCTGGGCTTCACCATCGGCGCGTGCCTGATCATGCTGACCCAGAACCACTCCATCTACACGCCCATCCTGCCCCTGTTTCTTCTGGGCACGCCCATCCTCGACACGGCCATGGTCATGTACGAGCGCATCCAGGCCGGGCAGAGTCCGTTCAAGCCGGACAAGAACCATCTGCACCACAAGCTGCTGCGCGCCGGTCTGACCCAGGAGCAGGCCGTGGTCAGCATCTA
It includes:
- a CDS encoding glycosyltransferase family 4 protein, yielding MNFLVSFYIAFLLSTLLVPVGIRLGRRWGIVDKPDPRKVHTGLIPRTGGMAIALATVVSLLVPLNMSRELSGYLGGGLVILVFGMWDDMRELGYRIKFFGQILAILFFTLVSGIQVTCLGELLPGLVVHLGPASIVLTIIFMLAVINIINLSDGLDGLAGGLSLLILLACAFLGYIQEAVLPIAITLAVCGGLVGFMRYNVHPAEVFMGDTGSQFLGFTIGACLIMLTQNHSIYTPILPLFLLGTPILDTAMVMYERIQAGQSPFKPDKNHLHHKLLRAGLTQEQAVVSIYFFHFTLILTGFALRFVADYVGLLLYALILGAGFAFRSAVQGKDVSAGKLYASIKSVVQAVFVWNTKSVNVRHCLSWLCWKSFFLLFTFFFFTNVYFIRHAPLPTALVALAVLGILALLYWKKTAVLVPFMYYAMLAVILYVVVFGEVIKADSVFLVMGPDGVTGIFYALSALYFACIILTPEKVPLNALDYILIAFISSLALMSEGHAELFELRQIAMKAVLLGLGLNLIYSRISRNRDYVLFLLALLCLEALVLAVTSGALLR